The following proteins come from a genomic window of Carassius gibelio isolate Cgi1373 ecotype wild population from Czech Republic chromosome B8, carGib1.2-hapl.c, whole genome shotgun sequence:
- the LOC127963104 gene encoding uncharacterized protein LOC127963104, which translates to MAPKKVRTDQAEVEEPGRAVGEGDVSEVELGSVTEDVSLAELRDLFRSHFAQQQARDRRLEQEADRQDARWRAMQHQFSLLQQEVHVRTTPDLRPGSDIQTGLLSQPTVQRVPSVLRDTSVSRQMESPAASPLEGQGQSPLRIEREPHLQRLSETDDVEHYLATFERIAMACRWPTTDWAVRLVPLLSGKARAAYVYMDMVDSLDYDKVKAAILAKYDINAETYRLQFRSTEVKEDETPKELYARLKENYAKWVQPQHHTKEEIGETVILEQFLRMLAPDLQVWIKERGPVSAAEAANLADTFVAARRKTQPWTFKRWKGSKDSNKFQHSFPTTVRAIHED; encoded by the coding sequence ATGGCTCCTAAAAAGGTGCGGACGGATCAAGCTGAGGTGGAGGAACCCGGTAGAGCTGTTGGGGAAGGTGATGTTAGTGAAGTGGAACTGGGGAGCGTCACTGAGGATGTCTCACTTGCAGAGTTGAGAGACCTGTTCCGTTCACATTTCGCACAGCAGCAGGCTCGAGACCGTCGCCTGGAGCAAGAGGCTGACCGACAGGATGCTCGGTGGAGAGCAATGCAGCATCAGTTCTCTCTTCTGCAGCAGGAAGTGCATGTAAGGACGACGCCAGATCTACGGCCTGGTAGTGATATTCAGACTGGCCTTTTATCACAACCAACAGTCCAGCGAGTGCCCTCAGTGTTACGGGATACATCAGTCAGCCGACAGATGGAATCACCAGCTGCATCTCCACTGGAAGGCCAAGGCCAGAGTCCATTGAGAATTGAGAGAGAGCCACACCTGCAACGACTGAGTGAGACAGATGACGTAGAGCATTATTTAGCTACTTTTGAACGAATAGCGATGGCGTGTCGGTGGCCAACAACCGACTGGGCAGTTAGGTTAGTGCCCCTCTTGTCGGGCAAGGCTAGGGCTGCATATGTATATATGGACATGGTAGACTCACTTGATTATGACAAAGTCAAAGCAGCCATTCTTGCTAAGTATGACATAAATGCAGAGACTTATCGGCTTCAGTTCCGGTCAACAGAAGTGAAGGAGGATGAAACCCCAAAAGAGTTGTATGCCAGACTAAAAGAAAACTATGCCAAGTGGGTGCAGCCACAGCATCATACTAAGGAGGAGATTGGGGAGACAGTCATTTTGGAGCAGTTTTTGCGCATGTTGGCCCCTGATCTGCAAGTATGGATTAAGGAAAGAGGCCCTGTCTCTGCTGCAGAAGCCGCCAACTTAGCAGACACCTTTGTGGCAGCGCGACGCAAGACTCAACCATGGACATTCAAGCGTTGGAAGGGGAGTAAAGATTCCAACAAGTTCCAACACTCCTTCCCCACTACAGTAAGAGCCATCCATGAAG